A genomic stretch from Bosea sp. F3-2 includes:
- a CDS encoding Wzz/FepE/Etk N-terminal domain-containing protein: protein MMLGKPGASGAPFRILPLPDPHTSQANDGPVALLRTIGTAGLRHKGKLAVWVALCLGAAFAYVRTTPPTYTASATVLLEPRRQGPSAARETAAPSSLDLNAADSELQVIRSERLLSTVFDALALGDQSELGPRPPGLLQTLTGRAAAALRGIWTALTGAAAQPANQGAEALLRVDPRRNAFENFARRFSARRVGQSYVLEIAYSSADPELPARVANAAASAYLLQSVAFKADAARSGAEFLQGRLDALAAQVRAANAAVRGGALPAQPIPDADARIIGAAQAPLGPSAPHGSLIMAFAGVFGLLTGVFVAALVSVFDRRVRSPQDLARETGLSCLVVVPEAGGQRGKARISASDSAKLVTREHADSFAAAIRDLGTAIEIAWAASRSEGRPVVAIGSWRRGAGAALLTMNLAQLLNHRGRQVSVFSADASPARGEDGGPAGPSLTDVIASSSAVQAAYANVDGVRLIPIRSATPQLNRFVDFRDPRAALVISEARQRGEVLIDLPPLGEPSDAVALATHADIVVLVGAEGKTTYDELNDALAVLQRAGVTVIGAAINRGRS, encoded by the coding sequence ATGATGCTGGGAAAGCCGGGCGCATCCGGCGCGCCATTCCGGATCCTGCCCCTGCCGGATCCCCATACGTCGCAGGCAAATGATGGTCCGGTCGCCCTGCTACGCACGATCGGTACCGCTGGTCTGCGTCACAAGGGCAAACTGGCCGTCTGGGTCGCGCTCTGCCTCGGGGCGGCCTTCGCCTATGTTCGAACGACGCCGCCGACCTACACCGCGTCCGCGACCGTGCTGCTTGAGCCGCGGCGGCAGGGCCCGAGCGCGGCACGTGAGACAGCCGCACCGAGCTCGCTCGACCTGAACGCCGCCGACAGTGAACTGCAGGTGATCCGCTCGGAGCGCCTGTTGAGCACAGTGTTCGACGCACTCGCCCTGGGCGACCAATCGGAGCTGGGTCCCCGCCCGCCTGGACTGTTACAGACGCTGACCGGCCGTGCCGCAGCCGCCCTGCGCGGTATCTGGACCGCATTGACCGGCGCCGCGGCTCAGCCGGCGAACCAGGGCGCCGAAGCCTTGCTTCGCGTCGATCCGCGGCGCAACGCTTTCGAGAATTTCGCGCGGCGCTTCTCGGCGCGGCGGGTTGGCCAGTCCTATGTGCTCGAGATCGCCTACTCCTCGGCCGATCCGGAGCTGCCGGCGCGCGTCGCCAATGCGGCCGCCTCCGCCTACCTGCTGCAGTCGGTCGCGTTCAAGGCTGATGCCGCCCGCAGCGGCGCCGAATTCCTGCAGGGCAGGCTGGATGCCCTCGCAGCTCAGGTCCGGGCCGCCAATGCCGCCGTCCGCGGCGGCGCGCTGCCGGCGCAGCCGATCCCGGACGCGGATGCGCGGATCATCGGCGCGGCTCAGGCGCCGCTCGGCCCTTCGGCTCCGCATGGCAGCCTAATCATGGCATTCGCCGGCGTCTTCGGCCTGCTCACCGGCGTGTTCGTCGCGGCGCTCGTGTCGGTCTTCGATCGCCGCGTCCGCAGTCCGCAGGACCTGGCACGCGAGACGGGCCTGTCCTGCCTCGTCGTCGTTCCCGAGGCAGGTGGACAGCGCGGGAAGGCGCGCATCTCTGCCTCGGACAGCGCGAAGCTGGTGACGCGCGAGCACGCCGACTCCTTCGCGGCAGCGATCCGGGATCTGGGAACGGCGATCGAGATTGCCTGGGCCGCAAGTCGTTCCGAAGGCCGCCCGGTCGTGGCGATCGGCTCTTGGCGTCGGGGCGCTGGCGCCGCGCTGCTGACGATGAACCTCGCGCAGCTGCTCAATCATCGTGGCCGGCAGGTCAGCGTCTTCAGCGCTGATGCGTCCCCGGCGCGCGGCGAGGACGGCGGCCCCGCCGGACCGTCGCTGACCGACGTAATCGCTTCCAGCAGCGCGGTGCAGGCAGCCTATGCCAATGTCGACGGGGTGCGCCTGATTCCGATCCGCTCGGCGACGCCACAGCTCAACCGCTTCGTCGATTTCCGCGATCCGCGCGCGGCGCTTGTCATCTCGGAGGCAAGGCAGCGCGGCGAGGTGCTGATCGACCTGCCGCCGCTCGGCGAACCCTCCGATGCGGTCGCGCTTGCGACCCATGCCGACATCGTCGTCCTCGTCGGCGCCGAGGGTAAGACGACCTATGACGAATTGAACGATGCGCTCGCAGTCCTTCAGCGCGCCGGCGTCACCGTCATCGGCGCCGCGATCAATCGCGGGAGGTCATGA
- a CDS encoding glycosyltransferase has protein sequence MTETFAVNGRFLSQDMTGVQRYARNVVTALDASLAGAGRKATLIAPQATDAMALQAIDTVHGGRLSGYGWEQIELPRLWGGRLLNLCNTAPLMKGDQIVCIHDANVFTAPESYGRGFRTAYKALQPLLARRSARIATVSHASARQLARHLPLRAADIAVLPNGHEHALAWDTARAERAPALLAARADAERPFVLALGSRARHKNLALLVEIAPRLAELGIDVVIAGGGNDIFAQEQLAQAANVSLLGRVSDDDLAFLFERALCLAFPSRTEGFGLPILEAMARGCPVISSDCASMPEVCGDAALLASPADPVAWVGHIRTLADSAALRQELSERGRERLPLFSWRNTAEGYLDLAQSPKAYRAVPAQPAVPAPRIAAVIATRGRPEVVTETVLHLLKHQTLKPDSVIVSCIDPADAGGLQGRNDVLVLTGPAGLAAQRNTALANLPPGTEFVTFFDDDFVAHGDWLAAAARTFRDEASIVAFTGRVLADGVTGPGIALAEAARLVAAPPPSDWSWIEPYSPYGCNMAFRLASIGDLRFDERLVLYGWLEDRDFAAALARRGGRLVKSADAIGVHMGVKGGRMAGERFGYSQIVNPLYMLRKGTMTLGQVADHLFRNISSNLGRSLRPEPFIDRRGRLRGNLLGIADILRGRMQPERAAALQPRGKFR, from the coding sequence ATGACAGAAACCTTCGCAGTGAACGGCCGCTTCCTGTCGCAGGATATGACCGGCGTTCAGCGCTATGCGCGCAACGTGGTGACTGCCCTCGATGCGAGCCTCGCGGGGGCCGGCCGGAAGGCGACCTTGATTGCGCCGCAGGCCACCGACGCCATGGCGCTGCAGGCCATCGATACGGTCCATGGCGGGCGATTGAGCGGCTATGGCTGGGAGCAGATCGAGCTGCCGCGGCTCTGGGGAGGACGGCTGCTCAATCTCTGCAATACCGCACCGTTGATGAAGGGCGATCAGATCGTCTGCATCCACGACGCCAACGTCTTCACAGCGCCGGAGAGCTATGGCCGCGGCTTTCGGACCGCCTACAAGGCGTTGCAGCCGCTGCTGGCGCGCCGTAGCGCCCGGATCGCCACGGTCTCACACGCCTCGGCCCGGCAGCTGGCGCGCCACCTGCCGCTGCGCGCCGCCGATATCGCCGTGCTCCCGAACGGCCACGAGCATGCGCTCGCCTGGGATACGGCCAGGGCAGAGCGGGCTCCGGCGCTGCTGGCGGCGCGGGCCGATGCCGAGCGGCCATTCGTCCTCGCCTTGGGCTCGCGCGCGCGCCACAAGAACCTTGCCCTCCTCGTCGAGATCGCGCCGCGCCTGGCGGAACTCGGCATCGACGTCGTCATCGCCGGGGGCGGCAACGACATTTTCGCGCAGGAGCAACTGGCGCAAGCCGCCAATGTCAGCCTGTTGGGGCGGGTCAGCGACGATGATCTCGCCTTTTTGTTCGAACGCGCACTCTGTCTCGCCTTTCCGTCTCGGACCGAAGGGTTCGGCCTGCCTATCCTCGAGGCGATGGCACGGGGCTGTCCGGTCATCTCCTCCGACTGCGCCAGTATGCCGGAGGTCTGCGGCGATGCCGCGCTGCTCGCATCGCCCGCTGATCCGGTCGCCTGGGTCGGCCATATCAGAACACTGGCGGATTCGGCTGCCCTGCGGCAGGAGCTGAGCGAACGCGGCCGCGAGCGCCTGCCGCTGTTCTCCTGGCGCAACACCGCCGAGGGCTATCTGGATCTGGCGCAATCGCCGAAAGCGTACCGCGCTGTTCCGGCGCAACCCGCAGTTCCGGCTCCGCGCATCGCCGCCGTCATCGCCACCCGCGGCCGGCCGGAGGTCGTGACGGAGACGGTCCTGCATCTGCTCAAGCACCAGACGCTCAAGCCCGACAGCGTCATCGTCTCCTGCATCGATCCGGCCGATGCCGGCGGCCTGCAGGGCCGCAACGATGTCCTGGTACTGACCGGGCCGGCCGGGCTTGCGGCCCAGCGCAACACGGCTCTCGCGAATCTGCCGCCCGGCACTGAGTTCGTCACCTTCTTCGACGACGATTTCGTCGCCCATGGAGACTGGCTGGCGGCAGCCGCCCGGACCTTCCGCGACGAAGCCAGCATCGTCGCCTTCACCGGCCGGGTCCTCGCCGACGGCGTGACCGGACCGGGCATCGCGCTCGCGGAGGCGGCAAGGCTGGTCGCAGCCCCGCCACCGAGCGACTGGTCCTGGATCGAACCTTACAGCCCCTATGGCTGCAACATGGCCTTTCGCCTCGCCAGCATCGGCGACCTGCGTTTCGACGAGCGGCTCGTGCTCTATGGCTGGCTGGAGGACCGCGACTTCGCAGCGGCATTGGCGCGGCGCGGCGGTCGGCTGGTCAAGTCCGCCGATGCGATCGGAGTCCATATGGGCGTCAAGGGCGGTCGCATGGCCGGCGAGCGCTTCGGCTACTCGCAGATCGTCAACCCGCTCTACATGCTGCGCAAGGGCACGATGACGCTCGGCCAGGTGGCCGATCATCTCTTCCGCAACATTTCGAGCAATCTCGGTCGCTCACTGCGTCCCGAGCCGTTCATCGATCGACGCGGTCGCCTCAGGGGCAATCTGCTCGGGATCGCCGACATCCTGCGCGGCCGCATGCAGCCCGAGCGCGCCGCCGCCTTGCAGCCGAGGGGGAAATTTAGATGA
- a CDS encoding methyltransferase has product MQTIYQSEIYADLNPSWHEEDSPWKARQIETILRKNAIGFDKACEVGCGTGEILFNLAKSFPAARFHGYEISPHAYQRAKYKETDKVSFSFGDFTAEGASDYDLLVVADVIEHVEDYIAFIKALHGKGRYKIFHIPLDLSVQSLLRGWPITKLRENVGHLHYFFKETALATLVDCGYKVIDHAYTASRLELPNQALSSRLMRLPRRLCFSLNPDLTVRVLGGYSLLVLAE; this is encoded by the coding sequence ATGCAAACGATCTACCAGAGCGAAATCTATGCGGACCTGAACCCAAGCTGGCATGAAGAGGATTCGCCCTGGAAGGCGCGGCAGATTGAGACGATCCTGCGTAAGAACGCGATCGGCTTCGATAAGGCCTGCGAGGTCGGCTGCGGGACCGGCGAGATCCTATTCAACCTGGCGAAGTCCTTTCCGGCGGCGCGCTTCCACGGTTACGAGATCTCGCCGCACGCCTATCAACGCGCCAAATACAAGGAAACCGACAAAGTCAGCTTCTCGTTTGGCGATTTCACGGCGGAGGGCGCATCGGACTACGACCTGCTCGTGGTCGCCGACGTGATCGAGCATGTCGAGGACTACATCGCCTTCATCAAGGCGCTGCACGGCAAGGGCCGCTACAAGATCTTCCACATCCCGCTCGATCTTTCGGTCCAGTCGCTGCTGCGCGGCTGGCCAATCACCAAGCTGCGCGAGAACGTCGGTCACCTGCATTACTTCTTCAAGGAAACCGCGCTCGCGACCCTGGTCGATTGCGGCTACAAGGTCATCGATCACGCCTATACGGCGAGCCGGCTGGAGCTGCCGAACCAGGCGTTGAGCAGCCGATTGATGCGCCTGCCGCGCCGGCTCTGCTTCTCGCTCAACCCCGATCTGACGGTGCGCGTGCTCGGCGGTTATTCGCTGCTGGTGCTTGCCGAATGA
- a CDS encoding glycosyltransferase produces MKVAIVHYWLVGMRGGEKVIEALCRMYPDADVFTHVYVPDAVSDEIRRHKVTTSFIDRLPRSAKLYQRYLPLMPLALEQLDLRGYDLIISSESGPAKGIVPPPGAMHICYCHSPMRYIWNMFHEYRDRSGPITRLVMPTLAHYIRNWDSISANRVDHFVANSETVAARLHRYYRRASTVIHPPVDVDAFEVLPNGLVEDYCLMVGELVGYKRPELAVEAFNRTGRRLVVIGGGEMLAELRRIAKPNVSVLGSQPFSVLRYHYSRCRALIFPGEEDFGIVPVEAMASGRPVIAFRRGGATETVVDGMSGVFFDEQSVDALIAAEERARAISWQPREIATYARNFSTAVFEKQMGLHINQLLKPLAGTISMPMPAPQPRPVLVQSLA; encoded by the coding sequence ATGAAAGTCGCGATCGTTCATTACTGGCTTGTCGGCATGCGCGGCGGCGAGAAGGTGATCGAGGCGCTGTGCCGGATGTATCCCGACGCGGACGTCTTCACGCATGTTTACGTGCCCGACGCAGTCTCAGACGAGATTCGGCGCCATAAGGTGACGACGAGCTTCATCGATCGGCTGCCGCGCTCGGCGAAGCTTTACCAGCGCTATCTGCCGCTGATGCCGTTGGCACTCGAACAACTCGACCTGCGCGGTTACGACCTGATCATCTCCAGCGAGTCCGGGCCAGCTAAGGGTATCGTGCCGCCGCCGGGCGCCATGCACATCTGCTATTGCCATTCGCCGATGCGCTACATCTGGAATATGTTCCACGAATACAGAGATCGTTCCGGGCCGATCACACGTCTGGTCATGCCGACACTGGCGCATTACATCCGCAATTGGGACAGTATCTCGGCCAATCGCGTCGATCATTTCGTCGCCAATTCCGAGACCGTCGCCGCCCGGCTGCACCGCTACTATCGCCGTGCCTCGACCGTGATCCACCCGCCGGTCGACGTCGACGCGTTCGAGGTACTGCCGAACGGCCTCGTCGAGGATTACTGCCTAATGGTTGGCGAGCTCGTTGGCTACAAGCGGCCCGAGCTCGCCGTCGAAGCCTTCAACCGCACCGGCCGGCGCCTGGTGGTGATCGGCGGTGGCGAGATGCTGGCAGAACTGCGCCGCATCGCCAAGCCGAACGTGAGCGTGCTCGGGTCTCAGCCTTTCAGCGTGCTGCGCTATCACTATTCGCGCTGCCGCGCCCTGATCTTCCCTGGCGAGGAGGATTTCGGGATCGTGCCAGTCGAAGCCATGGCGAGCGGGCGGCCGGTGATCGCCTTCCGCCGAGGCGGCGCGACAGAGACGGTTGTCGACGGGATGAGCGGCGTCTTCTTCGACGAACAGAGCGTCGATGCGCTCATCGCCGCGGAGGAGCGGGCACGGGCGATCAGCTGGCAGCCGCGCGAGATCGCGACCTATGCCCGCAACTTCTCGACCGCCGTCTTCGAGAAACAGATGGGACTTCATATCAACCAACTGCTCAAGCCGCTCGCCGGGACGATCTCGATGCCCATGCCGGCGCCACAGCCGCGCCCGGTCCTGGTCCAGAGCCTGGCTTGA
- a CDS encoding sugar transferase gives MCARSAAMSRLQDSQKLPASFSLPLRMRSDEYKMAQFAVKRTFDLTAGLVLIFLLAPLMLLIAALIRVGDGGPALFQQARIGRSGSSFRCWKFRTMACNADEALQRLLATDLAAAQEWAESQKLTRDPRVTSVGAFLRRSSLDELPQLFNIVAGDMSFVGPRPIVAAERERYGEAFSHCFSVPPGLTGLWQISGRSDCSYATRISLDSEYASEWHLLLDAKILVRTVPAVLMQRGSR, from the coding sequence ATGTGTGCGCGGAGCGCTGCAATGAGCCGACTTCAGGACTCGCAGAAATTGCCGGCATCCTTTTCGCTGCCTCTGCGAATGCGGAGCGATGAATACAAGATGGCACAATTTGCGGTAAAAAGGACATTTGACCTTACGGCCGGCTTGGTTCTTATTTTCCTGCTCGCGCCCCTCATGCTGCTGATCGCCGCCTTGATCAGAGTAGGCGACGGTGGTCCCGCCCTCTTCCAACAGGCCAGGATCGGCCGCAGCGGCTCAAGTTTCCGTTGCTGGAAATTCCGCACCATGGCCTGCAATGCCGATGAGGCGCTCCAGCGCCTACTTGCCACCGATCTGGCCGCGGCGCAGGAATGGGCTGAAAGCCAGAAGCTCACGCGCGATCCGCGAGTCACGTCTGTCGGCGCCTTCCTGCGGCGATCGAGCCTCGACGAGCTGCCGCAGCTCTTCAACATCGTCGCCGGCGATATGAGCTTCGTAGGACCGCGTCCGATCGTAGCGGCGGAGCGCGAGCGCTATGGCGAGGCTTTCAGCCATTGCTTCTCGGTCCCGCCGGGGCTCACCGGCCTCTGGCAAATCAGCGGGCGCAGCGATTGCTCCTACGCAACTCGGATCTCGCTCGACAGTGAATACGCTTCGGAATGGCATCTCCTGCTCGACGCCAAGATCCTGGTCAGGACGGTGCCTGCGGTGCTGATGCAGCGCGGCAGTCGGTAG
- a CDS encoding response regulator transcription factor gives MLSFERPARIFLADEHPIFLVGLRSCLAEQSNIDVVGEVHSSAHLAQVIDKTAPDVAVVSESFNGVSVAESLLNDLPSQRILILADELDNSRAHRLLALGARGYFLKQSPGSVLCKAIATIIRGGSFLDAADAVLTEEGGRRGSILTQREQEVLRLIALGFSIREAAERIGITTKSAETYKARASNKLRIDSRQQIVQYAITRGWFQ, from the coding sequence ATGCTGTCATTCGAACGGCCTGCCCGCATTTTTCTGGCCGACGAGCACCCGATCTTCCTCGTGGGTTTGCGGTCCTGCCTGGCTGAGCAATCCAATATCGACGTCGTCGGTGAGGTTCATTCGTCCGCCCATCTTGCGCAAGTCATCGACAAGACTGCTCCGGACGTCGCCGTCGTCAGCGAAAGTTTCAATGGCGTCTCCGTCGCTGAGAGCCTGCTGAACGATCTTCCATCGCAGCGAATCCTTATCCTCGCGGACGAACTCGACAATAGCCGGGCCCACCGGTTGCTTGCGCTGGGAGCACGTGGCTATTTCCTGAAGCAATCGCCCGGATCGGTCCTGTGCAAGGCGATCGCGACAATAATTCGCGGCGGCAGCTTCCTCGACGCCGCAGATGCGGTTCTGACGGAGGAAGGGGGGCGGCGCGGCTCGATCCTGACACAGAGGGAGCAAGAGGTTCTGCGATTGATTGCGCTAGGCTTCAGTATTCGCGAGGCGGCGGAGCGCATCGGAATCACGACGAAATCGGCGGAAACCTACAAGGCGCGCGCCAGCAATAAGCTGAGAATCGATAGTCGCCAGCAGATCGTGCAGTACGCCATCACCCGAGGATGGTTTCAGTAG
- a CDS encoding polysaccharide biosynthesis/export family protein, with product MLLTALFLLPAAGRTGQAYANEFEYRVAAQDRLKIKVSEWRPNSRELFEWSALSGEFAISSTGMLSLPVVGTFSVDGKAPAEIAALISERLKGTAGLVNAPAAAVEIAQYRPIYVVGAVERPGEYAFRPTMTALQAVAIAGGVQRMELALGRFERETIVAEGEIRVQQTQLLALRIRRDRLLAEARRADAITFSEDVRRSLDDGAAQAMREESALFDARRKAVRSQLDLLQQSRTLLEEELRTLGTKAVTQQRQQDLIRRELNNINSLISKGLAVSPRQLAVEQNLAQSESQALDLVLATARAKQEISRIERALADLENQREIDIGRELRETQLSLKQTDDRIAALRALIHESTALAPRLQTEQEKQLTRMRFSVQRRQGGTVQEIAVDEASPILPGDIVRVERASLQAIISSLPPSGAAGAQN from the coding sequence ATGCTGCTCACGGCGCTGTTCCTGCTACCTGCCGCAGGCCGTACCGGTCAGGCCTATGCGAATGAGTTCGAATATCGTGTCGCCGCGCAGGATCGGCTGAAGATCAAGGTGTCGGAATGGCGGCCGAATTCGCGCGAACTGTTCGAATGGTCGGCGCTCAGCGGCGAATTTGCCATCAGTTCGACTGGCATGCTCTCGCTGCCCGTCGTCGGCACCTTCTCGGTCGATGGCAAGGCGCCGGCCGAGATCGCAGCGTTGATCTCGGAGCGCCTGAAGGGCACGGCTGGACTCGTGAACGCGCCGGCTGCGGCCGTCGAGATCGCACAATACAGGCCGATTTATGTGGTCGGCGCCGTCGAGAGGCCGGGGGAGTACGCCTTTCGGCCGACGATGACGGCGCTGCAGGCGGTCGCCATCGCCGGTGGGGTGCAGCGCATGGAGCTGGCGTTGGGCCGTTTCGAGCGCGAGACGATTGTCGCAGAGGGCGAGATTCGCGTGCAACAAACACAGCTTCTTGCCCTGCGGATTCGCCGCGACAGACTTCTGGCAGAGGCGCGCAGGGCCGATGCGATCACTTTTTCGGAGGACGTCCGCCGCAGCCTGGATGACGGTGCCGCCCAAGCGATGCGCGAGGAAAGTGCCTTGTTCGACGCGCGCCGCAAAGCCGTCCGCTCACAACTCGATCTCCTGCAGCAATCACGCACCCTGCTTGAAGAAGAGCTACGGACCCTCGGCACCAAGGCCGTCACCCAGCAGCGCCAGCAGGATCTCATTCGGCGCGAGCTCAACAACATCAACAGCTTGATCAGCAAGGGGTTGGCGGTCAGTCCGCGCCAGCTTGCGGTCGAGCAGAACCTCGCGCAATCTGAGAGCCAGGCGCTTGACTTGGTGCTCGCTACGGCCCGGGCGAAGCAGGAGATCAGCCGCATCGAGCGGGCGTTAGCTGATCTTGAGAACCAGCGCGAGATCGATATCGGGCGCGAGCTGCGCGAAACCCAGCTTTCACTCAAGCAGACGGACGACCGGATCGCGGCGCTACGCGCACTCATCCATGAGTCAACCGCGCTCGCACCGCGGCTGCAAACCGAGCAGGAAAAGCAGCTCACGCGCATGCGTTTCAGTGTCCAACGGCGCCAGGGCGGCACCGTCCAGGAAATCGCCGTCGACGAGGCGTCGCCGATCCTGCCGGGCGACATCGTCAGGGTGGAGCGGGCGTCGCTGCAAGCGATCATCTCGTCGCTGCCGCCGTCCGGTGCGGCTGGCGCGCAGAACTAG
- a CDS encoding mannose-1-phosphate guanylyltransferase/mannose-6-phosphate isomerase: MKLDPHAQASAVISAPAAARTIVPIVLCGGAGSRLWPASREAFPKQFIALLGEESMFQQTLGRIRDPLFGAPVIVTHDDFRFLVLSQIKQVGMTGEILLEPARRDSGPAIAAAVNFVQKRDPQALVLVLASDHLIGDLAAFRSAVETATSGAAQGRLVTFGIVPDKPATGYGYIRPEPGNEGVRKVLSFVEKPDEATAARYLDEGYLWNSGMFLFRADSFMAELSKHEPAMASAVAAAVAHAHEDIGFHRLNAEHFGAAPRKSIDYAVMEQTDLASVVPASFGWSDVGSWSSVWEASPRDESGNAGGHNVEFVDSRNCYVQSSGPLTVLVGVEDAVVIVENDAVMVTKRDRAEQVKGAFERLKADGHPSVVSSRRVYRPWGYYQTLDLGARFQVKRIVVDPGQKLSLQSHHHRAEHWVVVRGIAEVTRDDETILVHENESIYLPIGCVHRMANPGKILLEIIEVQSGSYLGEDDIVRYEDIYRRV; this comes from the coding sequence ATGAAGCTCGATCCTCACGCACAAGCGTCAGCCGTGATTTCCGCACCAGCCGCTGCCCGCACGATCGTTCCGATCGTCCTGTGCGGCGGCGCCGGCTCTCGCCTCTGGCCGGCCTCGCGCGAAGCCTTTCCGAAGCAGTTCATCGCGCTGCTCGGCGAGGAATCGATGTTCCAGCAGACGTTGGGCCGGATCCGGGACCCACTGTTTGGCGCTCCGGTGATCGTGACCCACGACGATTTCCGCTTCCTCGTGCTCAGCCAGATAAAGCAGGTCGGGATGACCGGTGAAATCCTGCTCGAGCCAGCCCGCCGCGATTCTGGCCCGGCAATCGCCGCCGCCGTCAACTTCGTCCAGAAGCGCGACCCGCAAGCCCTCGTGCTCGTGCTCGCCTCCGACCACCTGATCGGCGATCTCGCGGCTTTCCGCAGCGCCGTCGAGACCGCGACATCCGGGGCGGCGCAGGGTCGGCTCGTCACGTTCGGCATCGTTCCCGACAAGCCTGCCACCGGCTATGGCTATATCCGGCCGGAACCGGGCAACGAAGGCGTCCGCAAGGTGTTGAGCTTTGTCGAGAAGCCCGATGAGGCGACGGCCGCGCGCTATCTCGACGAGGGGTATCTCTGGAACAGCGGCATGTTCCTTTTCCGCGCCGACAGCTTCATGGCCGAGTTATCCAAGCACGAACCGGCGATGGCGAGCGCTGTAGCGGCGGCCGTGGCGCACGCGCACGAGGATATCGGCTTCCATCGCTTGAACGCTGAACACTTCGGCGCCGCGCCGCGCAAATCGATCGACTATGCCGTGATGGAGCAGACCGATCTCGCCAGCGTCGTCCCTGCCTCCTTCGGCTGGTCGGATGTCGGGAGCTGGTCGAGTGTCTGGGAGGCTTCGCCGCGAGACGAGTCCGGCAACGCCGGCGGCCACAATGTCGAGTTCGTCGACAGTCGCAACTGCTATGTCCAGAGCAGCGGCCCGCTCACGGTGCTGGTCGGTGTCGAGGATGCCGTGGTCATCGTCGAAAACGATGCGGTGATGGTGACGAAGCGCGATCGCGCCGAGCAGGTCAAAGGCGCCTTCGAACGGCTCAAGGCCGATGGGCACCCTTCCGTCGTCAGCTCCCGGAGGGTCTATCGGCCATGGGGATATTACCAGACGCTCGATCTCGGCGCGCGCTTCCAGGTCAAGCGCATCGTCGTCGACCCCGGCCAGAAACTGTCCCTGCAAAGTCATCACCATCGTGCCGAACACTGGGTGGTGGTCCGCGGTATTGCCGAGGTGACCCGCGACGACGAGACCATTCTCGTGCACGAGAACGAGTCGATCTACCTGCCGATCGGCTGCGTTCACCGGATGGCCAACCCGGGCAAGATTCTGCTCGAGATCATCGAGGTGCAGTCCGGCTCGTATCTCGGCGAGGACGACATCGTCCGCTACGAGGACATCTATCGCCGGGTGTGA
- a CDS encoding glycosyltransferase has protein sequence MAIKRAMSDEKTRVLYIVPPTRSFAGIERVTDSICSALAIQYEQDLEVSVLYTSPFEQIIGQSRPYDVILSFSSGRLDLLRRVRRTVADGQFDLVVVPQVEPTAVFWLCCLGIQRRFVLYLHGNPRLERRSFKASLLFEAMRFLVLPQLARVFGTSPRQLDAFRADYPSKVECVWVPNPVRSFDMVVPAPTDADRPVRFVTVGRFAYQKGYDILLHAFAAFCEKRGGAELVLVGYGEEGPTIRALIDELGLAGRVTIEHYPDSPALPLSRCDIYLSGARWEGWSLAICEALRFGLPVVAFDCEFGPSDIIRDERIGRLVALGDMAGFVAAMIHYHDNVASERRHAQYRADYIDRFSLDKVVHAHARALLAADGRVGPQTHIAGNSLSIEPA, from the coding sequence ATGGCGATCAAGAGAGCGATGTCGGACGAGAAGACCAGAGTCCTTTACATCGTGCCGCCGACGCGCTCCTTCGCCGGCATCGAGCGCGTCACCGACTCGATCTGCTCGGCATTGGCTATCCAGTATGAGCAGGATCTCGAGGTTTCCGTCCTCTACACTTCACCCTTCGAGCAGATCATCGGCCAGTCGCGGCCATACGACGTCATTCTGAGCTTCTCCAGCGGACGGCTCGACCTGCTGCGCCGGGTCCGTCGCACTGTTGCCGATGGGCAATTCGATCTCGTCGTCGTCCCGCAGGTCGAGCCGACAGCCGTGTTCTGGCTTTGCTGCCTCGGTATCCAACGCCGCTTCGTCCTCTATCTCCACGGCAATCCCAGGCTCGAGCGCCGCTCGTTCAAGGCGAGCCTGCTGTTCGAGGCGATGCGGTTCCTGGTCCTGCCGCAGCTGGCACGCGTCTTCGGCACGTCGCCGCGCCAGCTCGACGCCTTCCGGGCCGACTATCCGAGCAAGGTCGAATGTGTCTGGGTGCCCAATCCGGTGCGCTCGTTTGATATGGTGGTGCCTGCGCCGACGGACGCGGACCGTCCGGTCCGCTTCGTCACCGTTGGCCGCTTCGCCTATCAGAAGGGCTACGACATCCTGCTGCACGCGTTCGCCGCATTCTGCGAGAAGCGCGGGGGCGCAGAGCTCGTCCTGGTCGGCTATGGTGAGGAGGGGCCGACAATCCGTGCCCTGATCGACGAGCTCGGCCTCGCCGGGCGGGTCACGATCGAGCATTACCCGGACAGCCCGGCGCTCCCGCTTTCGCGCTGCGACATCTACCTCTCAGGCGCGCGCTGGGAAGGCTGGTCGCTCGCCATTTGCGAAGCGCTGCGCTTCGGCCTGCCGGTGGTCGCCTTCGATTGCGAATTCGGACCGAGCGACATCATTCGCGACGAGCGGATCGGCCGTCTCGTCGCGTTGGGAGATATGGCCGGCTTCGTCGCCGCAATGATCCACTATCATGACAACGTTGCGTCCGAGCGCCGCCATGCGCAGTACCGCGCCGACTACATCGACCGCTTCAGCCTCGACAAGGTCGTGCATGCCCATGCGCGAGCCTTGCTCGCCGCCGATGGGCGCGTCGGGCCGCAGACACATATTGCTGGGAACAGCTTGAGCATTGAACCCGCCTGA